The bacterium nucleotide sequence AATTTTTCCATTGCATCTGAGGCAGAATGGATGGTGTTTATGTTCTTTTGATCTGGGTTAAAAGAAAAAGAAAAATTCGAATAGGTAAATTGAGGCCTCTTGAATTTGCAAGAGGCCTCTATTTTTATGTGGGTAGAGCATTGAATGGTCTGGAGAAAAGAATCAAGAGGCATCTTGAGGAAAGGCAAGAGAAATTTCTGGCATATCGATGATAGTATAAAATTTAATGGTGGGCAATTGTTTGGAGTGTCCCGACTTGTCGGGACTCGTAAAGTAATGTCATGCCGAACTTGTTTCGGCATCTCCTGACAGGGCATGATACGAGAGCAAAAAAAGACCCCCAAAGTTCTCAACACTAACCATATTGATTATTTACTTGATTACTCTAATATTTTGGGTATAATATAAATATATGTGTTGACATCATATGACTATAGAGCAAGAGCCATCTATTCTTTAGAGTGATTTAAAAGCAAGGGGGTAGATGAATGGAACTGGTAATTCCTGTTATGACTTTGCAGGATGCCCGGGCAGCAGTTGAAGGCGGGGCTAGACTGATAAG carries:
- a CDS encoding DUF123 domain-containing protein, producing MDGVYVLLIWVKRKRKIRIGKLRPLEFARGLYFYVGRALNGLEKRIKRHLEERQEKFLAYR